One Perognathus longimembris pacificus isolate PPM17 chromosome 2, ASM2315922v1, whole genome shotgun sequence DNA segment encodes these proteins:
- the Gcc1 gene encoding GRIP and coiled-coil domain-containing protein 1, with translation MEKFGMNFGGGPSKKDLLETIETQKKQLLQYQARLKDVVRAYKSLLKEKEALEASIKVLSVSHEADVGLAGLQSPGLNFPDSVDDRCSTHSEDSTGTATSLDTAASLTSIKGEFGVDDDRSARGPPPPKSEEASGSESGVSSSSGDGPFVGGEVDKRLHQLKTQLATLTSSLATVTQEKSRMEASYLADKKKMKQDLEDANRKAEEERGRLEGELKGLQEQIAETKARLITQQHDRAQEQSDHALMLRELQKLLQEERTQRQDLELRLEETREALAGRAYAADQMEGFELQTKQLTREVEELKGELQTIRDEKNRPDPRLQELQEEASRLKSHFQAQLQQEIRKTAFAEDQLRQQCQVEEQRVAALENQVSEVSELLGTYEKAKQKDQLTIQKLKERILQLDLENKTLALAASSRSPLDSHGDESSLDVNVLKDKMEKLKRLLQVAARKTQVTLDVEKLCDLEIMPSSEAADGEKATALYYQQELKQLKEEFERYKMRAQVVLKSKNTKDGNVVKELEATQEQLSELKEKYISLRLSCEELEHQHQQEAEDWKQELARLQQQHRQELERSQLDFRDRTLKLEEELHKQRDRALAVLAEKDLELEQLRSVALSSGLPGRRSPVGGGGPGDATDTSSPDSLTQALQLAAASEPTFFLYAEQLARKEVEITSLRKQKHRLEVEAHQLQERLLEEGERHREEVGVLQSHIEKNIRDQSREGANLEYLKNIIYRFLTLPDSLGRQQTLTAILTILHFSPEEKQVIMRLPSGSSWWPSGKR, from the exons ATGGAGAAGTTTGGGATGAATTTCGGAGGCGGCCCGAGCAAGAAAGACCTGCTGGAGACCATCGAGACGCAGAAGAAGCAGCTTCTGCAGTATCAGGCACGTCTCAAAGATGTGGTCCGTGCCTATAAAAGCCTGCTGAAGGAGAAGGAGGCTCTGGAGGCCAGCATCAAGGTGCTGTCGGTATCCCACGAGGCGGATGTGGGCCTCGCAGGTCTCCAGTCGCCAGGTCTCAACTTTCCTGATTCGGTAGATGATCGGTGCTCTACTCACAGCGAGGATAGCACCGGAACCGCCACTAGCTTGGACACAGCAGCCAGTCTCACCAGCATCAAGGGTGAGTTTGGGGTAGACGATGACAGATCGGCCCGAGGACCACCACCCCCAAAGTCCGAAGAGGCCAGTGGGTCGGAGAGTGGCGTTAGCAGTAGCAGTGGGGATGGGCCGTTTGTGGGTGGTGAGGTGGATAAAAGACTGCACCAGCTAAAGACTCAGTTAGCAACTTTGACCAGCTCTTTGGCTACAGTCACCCAGGAGAAGTCCCGTATGGAGGCTTCTTACCTGGCTGATAAGAAGAAGATGAAACAGGACTTAGAGGATGCCAATagaaaggcagaggaagagaggggacgCCTGGAGGGAGAATTGAAGGGGTTGCAGGAACAGATAGCAGAAACCAAAGCCCGACTTATTACGCAGCAGCACGATCGGGCCCAAGAGCAGAGTGACCATGCCTTGATGTTGCGGGAACTCCAGAAGCTGCTGCAGGAGGAGAGGACCCAGCGTCAGGACCTGGAGCTTCGGTTAGAAGAGACTCGGGAAGCCCTGGCAGGGCGGGCATATGCAGCCGATCAGATGGAAGGGTTTGAACTACAAACCAAGCAGCTGACCCGTGAAGTGGAGGAGCTTAAAGGTGAACTGCAGACCATTCGAGATGAGAAAAATCGACCAGATCCCCGACTGCAAGAGCTTCAGGAAGAGGCTTCCCGCCTTAAGAGCCATTTTCAGGCTCAGTTGCAACAGGAAATAAGGAAG ACAGCCTTTGCAGAGGATCAGCTCCGTCAGCAGTGTCAGGTGGAAGAGCAAAGGGTAGCAGCTCTAGAGAATCAAGTATCTGAGGTATCTGAACTACTGGGCACCTATGAGAAAGCCAAGCAGAAGGACCAGCTGACCATTCAGAAGCTGAAGGAGCGCATTCTGCAGCTGGACCTGGAGAATAAGACACTGGCTCTTGCAGCCTCCAGCCGGTCTCCTCTTGACAGCCATGGAGATGAGTCCAGTCTGGATGTCAATGTCCTGAAAGACAAGATGGAAAAGCTGAAGAGGCTGTTGCAGGTCGCGGCCAGGAAAACCCAGGTGACTCTGGATGTGGAGAAGCTCTGTGACCTGGAGATAATGCCCAGCTCAGAGGCTGCAGATGGGGAAAAGGCTACTGCGCTCTACTACCAACAGGAACTAAAACAGTTGAAGGAAGAGTTTGAGCGCTACAAGATGAGGGCACAGGTGGTGCTCAAGAGCAAGAATACCAAAGATGGGAATGTGGTGAAGGAACTGGAGGCTACACAGGAGCAGCTTTCAGAGCTGAAGGAGAAGTACATCTCTCTGCGCCTGTCCTGTGAGGAGCTTGagcaccagcaccagcaggaggctgaggactggaAGCAGGAGCTGGCTCGCTTGCAACAGCAGCATCGGCAGGAGCTGGAGCGCAGCCAGCTGGACTTCAGGGACCGCACGCTGAAACTAGAGGAGGAGCTGCACAAGCAGCGGGACCGGGCCCTGGCTGTGCTGGCGGAGAAGGACTTGGAGCTGGAGCAGCTGCGTTCTGTGGCCTTGTCATCCGGGCTGCCAGGACGTCGAAGTCCTGTGGGTGGTGGAGGTCCTGGGGACGCAACTGACACATCTTCCCCAGATAGCCTGACCCAAGCACTGCAGCTTGCTGCGGCCAGTGAGCCTACTTTCTTCCTGTATGCTGAGCAATTGGCCCGCAAGGAGGTGGAGATCACATCCCTGAGGAAGCAGAAACACAGACTGGAGGTGGAGGCACATCAGCTGCAGGAACGGCTGCTGGAGGAGGGGGAACGACATCGAGAAGAGGTTGGAGTCCTGCAGAGCCACATCGAAAAGAACATCCGGGACCAGAGCAGAGAGGGAGCCAACCTGGAGTATCTCAAGAACATCATCTATCGCTTCCTGACCTTGCCTGACAGCCTGGGCCGCCAGCAGACTCTCACAGCCATATTGACAATTTTGCATTTCAGTCCAGAGGAGAAACAAGTGATTATGCGGCTCCCAAGTGGCAGTAGCTGGTGGCCTTCTGGAAAGAGATGA